In Nicotiana tabacum cultivar K326 chromosome 2, ASM71507v2, whole genome shotgun sequence, the following proteins share a genomic window:
- the LOC107765422 gene encoding putative serine/threonine-protein kinase PBL11 yields the protein MGICLSNQIKAETTFYTGTGIGSRNVSGDGTETSNSYSKRSSGSVPPTPRSEGEILQSSNLRSFTFNELRAATRNFRPDSVVGEGGFGSVFKGWVDDQTLVASKPGAGIVIAVKKLNQEGLQGHREWLAEINYLGQLRHPNLVKLVGYSLEDDHRLLVYEFMPKGSMENHLFRRGSYFQPLSWSLRMKIALGAARGLAFLHNAETSVIYRDFKTSNILLDSNYNAKLSDFGLARDGPTGDKSHVSTRVMGTYGYAAPEYLSTGHLTAKSDVYSFGVVLLEILSGKKAIDKNRPTGEHSLVGWSRPYLTSKRRVFRVLDSRLEGQYSLTRALKVANLALQCLAMDPKSRPTMDEVVTALEQLQESKDTAKNDTNKDQQLNRLISSQSSSEFNRSCRSSSEETPRAANYPRPSASLHSI from the exons ATGGGGATTTGTTTGAGCAACCAAATCAAAGCTGAGACTACATTTTATACTGGTACAG GGATTGGTTCGAGAAATGTCAGTGGAGATGGTACTGAGACTAGTAATTCATATAGCAAAAGGTCATCAGGGTCCGTACCCCCCACTCCCCGTAGTGAGGGTGAGATCTTGCAGTCATCCAACTTGAGGAGTTTTACTTTCAATGAACTTCGGGCAGCCACTAGAAACTTCCGTCCTGACAGTGTAGTGGGAGAAGGAGGTTTTGGTTCTGTTTTCAAGGGGTGGGTTGATGACCAAACTCTCGTAGCATCAAAGCCTGGCGCCGGTATCGTTATAGCTGTGAAGAAGTTAAATCAAGAAGGTTTGCAGGGGCACCGGGAATGGCTG GCTGAGATAAATTATCTTGGTCAACTACGTCATCCAAATCTTGTAAAATTGGTTGGTTATTCCTTAGAGGATGATCACAGGCTTCTAGTCTATGAGTTCATGCCTAAGGGTAGCATGGAGAATCATCTATTTAGGA GAGGTTCATACTTTCAGCCACTTTCTTGGAGCCTCCGTATGAAAATAGCCCTTGGTGCCGCGAGGGGCCTTGCATTTCTTCACAATGCAGAAACAAGTGTTATATACAGGGACTTCAAGACTTCTAATATCTTGCTTGACTCG AACTACAATGCCAAGCTTTCTGATTTTGGATTGGCTAGGGATGGTCCAACTGGCGACAAAAGCCATGTCTCTACGAGGGTAATGGGAACGTATGGATATGCTGCTCCAGAGTATCTATCTACAG GTCATCTTACTGCCAAGAGTGATGTATACAGCTTCGGAGTCGTTCTCTTGGAAATTCTGTCAGGTAAGAAAGCAATAGACAAGAATAGACCAACAGGGGAACACAGTCTTGTTGGGTGGTCAAGACCTTATTTGACAAGCAAACGTAGAGTTTTCCGTGTTCTAGATTCCCGGCTTGAAGGACAATATTCGCTCACTCGTGCCCTTAAGGTAGCGAACCTTGCTCTTCAATGCCTAGCCATGGACCCCAAGTCAAGACCAACAATGGACGAGGTGGTAACAGCTCTAGAGCAGCTTCAGGAATCCAAAGATACAGCGAAAAATGATACTAACAAGGATCAGCAGTTAAATCGGCTTATTAGCAGTCAATCAAGTAGTGAATTCAACAGGTCATGCAGAAGCAGTTCAGAAGAGACTCCCCGTGCAGCAAATTATCCTCGACCTTCAGCTTCGCTTCATTCTATCTAA